From a region of the Corallococcus coralloides DSM 2259 genome:
- a CDS encoding TetR/AcrR family transcriptional regulator, with the protein MTVLSLIPRQRAAVLEAAREIFARRGFLEASWGDIAYRARLSPLRMSEFFKGKKELFDAVVDDVCDEACAKLEAAVGAAWTPAEKMRTFIEVRQGMAERMVQQLRVTPRALRELMPLVEPRLARPRAREVALLTAIFEAGKEQGTFEVRNTRAAARALALGFQHVECTLLRAGLAPGALIRP; encoded by the coding sequence ATGACTGTCTTGTCACTCATCCCCAGGCAGCGCGCGGCCGTCCTCGAGGCCGCGCGCGAAATCTTCGCACGCAGGGGCTTCCTGGAGGCTTCATGGGGAGACATCGCCTACCGGGCGAGGCTGTCGCCGCTCCGGATGTCCGAGTTCTTCAAGGGCAAGAAGGAGCTCTTCGACGCGGTGGTGGACGACGTCTGTGATGAGGCCTGCGCGAAGCTGGAGGCGGCCGTGGGCGCGGCGTGGACGCCCGCGGAGAAGATGCGGACCTTCATCGAGGTGCGCCAGGGAATGGCGGAGCGGATGGTCCAGCAGCTGCGCGTCACGCCCCGGGCGCTGCGGGAGCTCATGCCGCTCGTGGAGCCGCGGCTCGCCCGTCCCCGGGCCCGCGAGGTCGCGCTGCTGACGGCCATCTTCGAGGCGGGGAAGGAGCAGGGCACCTTCGAGGTCCGCAACACCCGGGCCGCCGCGCGGGCGCTGGCGCTGGGGTTCCAGCACGTCGAGTGCACGCTGCTGCGCGCCGGCCTGGCACCAGGAGCGCTCATCCGCCCCTGA
- a CDS encoding flagellar hook-length control protein, whose translation MKNYFKALIATVTLAFAPAADASGGMGMTWRKSNHASGVDEVGCLDCDAYFGDTACTARLPVLCIKQDGSPRPASLPGPYYAGWAGGNIATTLPVAGNFLMSLAHANETCVQFFGPGWRMASFHDAGGWGFNAYGNVRTDTRFWVYIWDQPANCWNP comes from the coding sequence ATGAAAAACTACTTCAAGGCATTGATTGCCACCGTCACGCTTGCGTTCGCGCCAGCGGCCGACGCTTCCGGTGGCATGGGGATGACGTGGCGTAAGTCCAATCACGCCTCCGGCGTCGATGAAGTGGGCTGCCTGGACTGCGACGCCTACTTCGGAGACACGGCGTGCACCGCGCGGCTGCCCGTGCTGTGCATCAAGCAGGATGGCTCGCCGCGTCCCGCGAGCCTGCCTGGCCCTTATTACGCCGGCTGGGCGGGGGGAAACATCGCCACCACGCTCCCCGTGGCCGGAAACTTCCTGATGAGCCTGGCCCACGCCAATGAGACGTGTGTGCAGTTCTTTGGCCCGGGCTGGAGGATGGCGTCATTCCATGACGCCGGGGGATGGGGTTTCAACGCTTACGGCAACGTCCGCACTGACACGCGCTTCTGGGTCTACATCTGGGACCAACCCGCCAATTGCTGGAATCCGTAG
- a CDS encoding RCC1 domain-containing protein — protein sequence MGPRNDGVTRGSWRAGLLALGVLCAACGADLPGAAAPREATVRQRAGERLPPVRLALGQYHSLAVHSDGTVFAWGFNRLGQLGDGTSRDKASPVQVAGLTQVTSVAAGDQYSLALDADGAVWAWGDNASGQLGDGTLTSRLLPQRVSALSNVVSLASGFAHVLALRADGTVWAWGDNRNNQLGDGTLTRSSVPLQVPGLSGVVAVVAGGSSSLALRADGTLWAWGDNRYGQLGDGTTVRRITPVQVASLDSVVSVSVGAYHALALRADGTVWAWGHNAYGQLGDGTNTQRTQPVSVSLTDVRTLVAGNYHSLAVRTDGAVWAWGDNRYRQLGTGNLTSSPLPLQAGMTGGVTLVAGYRHSVALGADGTAWSWGDNVFGQLGDTTFEPRMAPVQVSGLALGRADATSGQLHTVMLGANGRLWAWGDNQQGQLGNGTQQDSSLPLPVNLTDVISVASGYRHTAALRSDGTVWTWGMNRFGQLGEGTVTDRPTPVQVVGLGGVTAIATGDNHSLALRSNGTVWAWGFNRYGQLGDGTAVDRRQPVQASGLSNIVAIAAGGSHSLALRSDGTVWAFGYNFDGQLGNGTRTWTLVPVQAVGLSSVVSLAAGSLYSLALRADGTVWAWGYNASGQLGVGTTQGSAQPLQVPGLSGITSIAAGSYHSLALRSDGWVWAWGFNFEGQLGNGTSTPRLSPGLVAGMSNAVAIIAGDQHSLAMKADGTVWAWGLNIKGQLGTGDTTEAWFPVQVQGIH from the coding sequence ATGGGCCCGAGGAACGACGGCGTGACGAGAGGGTCCTGGCGGGCCGGCCTGCTGGCCCTGGGGGTCCTCTGTGCCGCGTGTGGCGCGGACCTCCCCGGCGCCGCCGCTCCCCGCGAGGCGACCGTCCGCCAGCGGGCCGGGGAACGCCTGCCTCCGGTCCGGCTGGCGCTCGGGCAGTACCACTCCCTGGCCGTGCACTCGGATGGAACGGTCTTCGCGTGGGGCTTCAACCGCCTGGGCCAGCTGGGCGACGGCACCAGCCGCGACAAGGCCTCCCCCGTCCAGGTGGCCGGGTTGACGCAGGTGACCTCCGTGGCGGCCGGGGATCAGTACTCCCTGGCGCTCGACGCGGATGGAGCGGTCTGGGCCTGGGGGGACAACGCCAGCGGCCAGCTGGGCGATGGAACACTCACGTCCCGGCTGCTGCCCCAGCGCGTGAGCGCGCTGTCCAACGTGGTGTCCCTGGCCTCGGGCTTCGCCCACGTGCTCGCGCTGCGCGCGGACGGCACGGTCTGGGCCTGGGGGGACAACCGCAACAACCAGCTCGGCGACGGGACGCTCACGCGCAGCAGCGTCCCCCTCCAGGTCCCCGGACTCAGTGGCGTCGTGGCCGTCGTCGCTGGAGGCTCGTCGTCCCTGGCGCTTCGCGCCGACGGCACGCTGTGGGCCTGGGGGGACAACCGTTACGGACAGCTGGGGGATGGCACCACCGTGCGGCGGATCACCCCGGTCCAGGTGGCGAGCCTGGACTCGGTCGTCAGCGTCTCCGTCGGCGCGTACCACGCCCTGGCGCTGCGCGCGGACGGCACCGTCTGGGCCTGGGGCCACAACGCGTACGGGCAGCTGGGGGATGGAACGAACACCCAGCGGACGCAGCCCGTCTCCGTCAGCCTGACGGACGTCCGCACCCTGGTGGCGGGGAACTACCATTCGCTGGCCGTGCGCACCGACGGCGCGGTGTGGGCCTGGGGGGACAACCGCTACCGGCAGCTCGGCACGGGCAACCTCACCAGCAGCCCGCTTCCGCTCCAGGCGGGCATGACGGGCGGAGTCACGCTGGTGGCCGGCTACAGGCACTCGGTGGCGCTGGGCGCGGACGGCACGGCCTGGTCCTGGGGCGACAACGTCTTCGGCCAGCTGGGGGACACCACGTTCGAGCCCCGCATGGCCCCCGTCCAGGTGTCGGGGCTCGCCCTGGGCCGCGCGGACGCGACCTCCGGCCAGCTCCACACCGTCATGCTGGGCGCGAACGGGCGGCTGTGGGCGTGGGGGGACAACCAGCAGGGCCAGCTGGGCAACGGCACCCAACAGGACAGCTCCCTGCCGCTTCCGGTGAACCTGACGGACGTCATCTCCGTCGCCTCGGGGTACCGGCACACCGCGGCGCTGCGCTCGGACGGCACGGTGTGGACGTGGGGGATGAACCGCTTCGGCCAGCTGGGCGAGGGCACCGTCACGGACCGGCCCACGCCCGTCCAGGTCGTGGGCCTCGGCGGCGTCACCGCCATCGCGACGGGGGACAACCACTCGCTCGCGCTGCGCTCGAATGGCACCGTGTGGGCCTGGGGCTTCAACCGCTATGGCCAGCTGGGGGATGGGACGGCGGTGGACCGGCGCCAGCCCGTCCAGGCGTCGGGGCTCTCCAACATCGTGGCCATCGCCGCGGGGGGAAGCCACTCGCTGGCGCTGCGCTCGGACGGGACGGTGTGGGCCTTCGGCTACAACTTCGATGGCCAGCTGGGGAACGGAACGCGGACCTGGACGCTCGTGCCGGTCCAGGCCGTGGGCCTGTCGAGCGTGGTGTCGCTGGCCGCCGGCAGCCTGTATTCGCTGGCGCTGCGCGCGGATGGCACCGTCTGGGCCTGGGGCTACAACGCAAGCGGACAGTTGGGCGTGGGCACGACCCAGGGCAGCGCTCAGCCCCTCCAGGTGCCGGGACTGAGCGGCATCACCTCCATCGCCGCCGGCAGCTACCACTCGCTGGCGCTGCGCTCGGACGGCTGGGTCTGGGCGTGGGGCTTCAACTTCGAGGGCCAGCTGGGCAACGGCACCAGCACGCCCCGCCTCTCCCCGGGCCTGGTGGCGGGCATGTCCAACGCGGTGGCCATCATCGCGGGCGACCAGCACTCGCTCGCCATGAAGGCGGACGGCACCGTCTGGGCCTGGGGGCTCAACATCAAGGGCCAGCTGGGCACGGGCGACACCACCGAGGCCTGGTTCCCGGTCCAGGTCCAGGGCATCCACTGA
- a CDS encoding dockerin type I domain-containing protein, which yields MRVVDDAAPRPVYGDVNGDGCVDMGDYDTVIQNFGLTVPPGDVRADVNEDRTVDYGDYSVVMANWGMGGRCALPLRGE from the coding sequence ATGCGCGTGGTGGACGACGCCGCGCCCCGCCCCGTGTACGGCGACGTCAACGGGGATGGGTGTGTCGACATGGGGGACTACGACACGGTCATCCAGAACTTCGGCCTGACGGTGCCCCCGGGAGATGTGCGGGCCGACGTGAACGAGGACCGGACCGTGGACTACGGCGACTACTCCGTCGTCATGGCCAACTGGGGCATGGGCGGAAGGTGCGCCCTGCCACTTCGGGGCGAATAG
- a CDS encoding sensor histidine kinase, translating into MESTSPSASAPSVLLPLLRRVPLLMLVCAVPGVVSAFHSWVYAQAREPGYPLSRALLVQMPQWQYWAFATPFILALGQRFRLERGVWPRSAAVLLAALVAVMVPYVSIIYFAARTTGETWLQESTWARMLPLMMAKYSILSLLIYGGILAIGYAVDYHRRFREGELAQAHLETRLAHAQLDALRAQLHPHFLFNTLNAISVLVRKQDTAGSIRMLTGVSELLRMALHTTGRQQVPFHEDVDFLERYLDIEQTRFQDRLQVARAIDPGTLGALVPSLILQPLVENAIKHGIATRSGAGRVELRASREGARLVLEVLDDGPGLAPGWDRQDGRIGVANVRDRLRQLYGDRHVFTLENRAGGGVRARLELPFQAAVPEALRA; encoded by the coding sequence GTGGAATCCACCTCTCCCTCCGCGTCCGCGCCGTCCGTGCTGCTGCCGCTGCTGCGCCGCGTGCCGCTGCTGATGCTCGTCTGCGCGGTGCCGGGCGTCGTCTCCGCGTTCCACTCCTGGGTCTATGCCCAGGCCCGGGAGCCGGGCTACCCGCTCAGCCGGGCGCTGCTGGTGCAGATGCCGCAATGGCAGTACTGGGCGTTCGCCACGCCCTTCATCCTCGCGCTCGGACAGCGCTTCCGCCTGGAGCGCGGCGTCTGGCCCCGGAGCGCCGCGGTCCTCCTGGCCGCGCTCGTCGCGGTCATGGTCCCCTACGTCAGCATCATCTACTTCGCCGCCCGGACCACGGGTGAGACGTGGCTTCAGGAGAGCACCTGGGCGCGGATGCTGCCCTTGATGATGGCCAAGTACAGCATCCTGTCCCTGCTCATCTACGGCGGCATCCTCGCCATCGGCTACGCGGTGGACTACCACCGCCGCTTCCGCGAGGGGGAGCTGGCCCAGGCCCACCTGGAGACGCGCCTCGCGCACGCGCAGCTGGACGCCCTGCGCGCCCAGCTCCACCCGCACTTCCTCTTCAACACGCTCAACGCCATCTCCGTGCTGGTGCGCAAGCAGGACACCGCCGGCTCCATCCGCATGCTCACCGGCGTCAGTGAGCTCTTGCGCATGGCCCTCCACACCACGGGCCGCCAGCAGGTCCCCTTCCACGAGGACGTCGACTTCCTGGAGCGCTACCTCGACATCGAGCAGACCCGCTTCCAGGACCGGCTCCAGGTGGCCCGCGCCATCGACCCGGGCACTCTGGGCGCGCTCGTGCCCAGCCTCATCCTCCAGCCCCTGGTGGAGAACGCCATCAAGCACGGCATCGCCACCCGTTCCGGCGCGGGACGCGTGGAGCTGCGAGCCTCGCGCGAAGGGGCGCGGCTGGTGCTGGAGGTGCTCGACGATGGCCCCGGGCTCGCACCCGGCTGGGACCGCCAGGACGGCCGCATCGGCGTGGCCAACGTACGGGACCGCCTGCGACAGCTCTACGGCGACCGCCACGTCTTCACGCTGGAGAACCGCGCCGGAGGCGGCGTGCGTGCCCGCCTGGAGCTGCCCTTCCAGGCCGCCGTGCCGGAGGCGCTCAGGGCATGA
- a CDS encoding WD40 repeat domain-containing protein, producing MPGPFANFSQVTGCSDAELEALAEHADFSGFVPGRDLAPLRERLLRLERERGITEVHRRFSDKVLAAGARLLETPRYMGMRRSFALSPEGRHLAIASNRLGGSQGGDLRIWELATGRVVDAVGFETTGVGSVWDPSCLQWSTSGEWLGVILDDVIVGVLRAFAGTPPCFTADVTRRWGSPPAWAVINPEHSKDQGHLPAWCWSPDESRLFISTPGPDGALGCIVPIREGARINEDSEGLRWCPARLDGKPSKSQPHTWVRWSPDGSCIHGYCKDEFVSDPNVDLEHEPTRSSASVIDVRSGDLLYRLDLPLRPDVVKLLVAFSPDGTHLAYGEDPPRLANGHTGRTMANLARRARVRIHSVAECVWSRDGRRLAVLINEYDHPKALIFEEGTLLCVVDLKGRRLGLSSRSHDLLRWAWSPDGSMGACLTLENSGFQEEIKGGIEVWKVGPSPGFLRRFEYASRIDGLAWGADDTLVGTGHHDMAFWDVNTGQPRFQASFGLEPDGTVVGPPGSREESATRRMFSVEGRHAWPWRWAEGLPRMQYRGSEE from the coding sequence ATGCCAGGACCCTTCGCGAACTTCTCTCAGGTGACGGGCTGCTCCGACGCGGAGCTCGAAGCATTGGCGGAACATGCTGACTTCAGCGGCTTCGTACCCGGCCGGGACCTTGCGCCGCTGCGGGAACGGCTCCTCCGGCTGGAACGCGAGCGCGGCATCACGGAGGTCCACCGGCGCTTCTCCGACAAGGTGCTGGCCGCGGGAGCACGGCTCTTGGAGACGCCACGCTACATGGGCATGCGGCGCTCCTTCGCGCTCAGTCCGGAGGGACGCCATCTCGCCATCGCAAGCAACCGCCTCGGCGGTTCGCAAGGGGGAGACTTGCGCATCTGGGAGCTGGCGACGGGGCGCGTGGTCGACGCCGTCGGATTCGAGACGACGGGGGTCGGGTCGGTGTGGGATCCCTCCTGTCTCCAATGGTCGACGTCGGGGGAATGGCTCGGCGTCATCCTGGACGACGTCATCGTCGGCGTGCTGCGAGCCTTCGCCGGAACCCCGCCTTGCTTCACCGCCGACGTCACCCGGCGCTGGGGCTCACCGCCCGCGTGGGCTGTGATCAATCCCGAACACTCCAAGGACCAGGGGCACCTGCCCGCGTGGTGCTGGTCTCCGGATGAAAGCCGGCTGTTCATCTCCACCCCCGGGCCGGACGGCGCGCTGGGCTGCATCGTCCCAATCAGGGAAGGGGCCCGGATCAACGAAGACAGTGAAGGCCTTCGCTGGTGCCCGGCCCGCTTGGACGGAAAGCCTTCGAAATCGCAGCCGCATACCTGGGTGCGGTGGAGCCCGGATGGCTCATGCATCCATGGCTATTGCAAAGACGAGTTCGTGTCTGACCCGAACGTTGACCTGGAGCACGAGCCCACCCGTTCCTCCGCCTCGGTCATCGACGTGCGGAGCGGCGACCTCCTGTACCGTCTCGACCTCCCGCTCCGTCCCGATGTCGTGAAGCTGCTGGTGGCGTTCTCTCCGGACGGTACCCACCTGGCCTACGGTGAGGATCCGCCCCGGCTCGCCAACGGACACACGGGCCGGACGATGGCCAACCTGGCCAGGCGCGCCCGTGTGCGCATCCACTCGGTCGCTGAATGCGTCTGGTCCCGCGATGGCCGACGACTGGCCGTCCTCATCAACGAGTACGACCACCCCAAGGCCCTCATCTTCGAGGAGGGCACGCTCCTGTGCGTGGTGGACCTGAAGGGCCGTCGTCTCGGGCTGTCCTCCAGGAGCCATGACCTGCTCCGCTGGGCCTGGTCTCCGGATGGCTCCATGGGCGCATGCCTGACCTTGGAGAACAGCGGGTTCCAGGAGGAGATCAAAGGGGGGATCGAAGTGTGGAAGGTGGGGCCCTCGCCCGGGTTCCTCCGGAGGTTCGAGTACGCCAGCCGCATCGACGGACTGGCCTGGGGCGCGGACGACACGCTCGTGGGGACGGGGCACCACGACATGGCCTTCTGGGACGTGAACACCGGACAGCCGCGCTTCCAGGCTTCGTTCGGGCTGGAGCCGGACGGCACCGTGGTGGGGCCCCCGGGCTCGCGGGAGGAATCCGCGACCCGGCGGATGTTCTCCGTGGAGGGGCGCCATGCCTGGCCCTGGCGCTGGGCCGAGGGGCTGCCGAGGATGCAGTATCGTGGGTCGGAGGAGTGA
- a CDS encoding VWA domain-containing protein has translation MLPRIASRLARRAGLVMTLLTGGAAQAYTEEHVIVLIDRSGSMLTTRGSGLTRFEEALSLARNYVGLANDLPRKFAVWTFEGTGYIKEQGFSDEATTLQTLNRLTVGLGTTPLAHAVCDAADELLWFEPGVDARKRVHLISDGEENNSPVSAPCYGPPSTTRYPALEQDSWQWKVRNMLKTGDPLRDSETSYALVLDANVFHNYLTLAPQAAQALPPFLALLEGLARESGGVYTDISDARPLPYPGDADQSGCVDMTDFYFVLEHYGLSVPPAPPRADINQDGVVDLTDYNIVLNNMGTGCAASVRK, from the coding sequence ATGTTGCCACGCATTGCCTCCAGGCTGGCCCGGCGCGCCGGTCTCGTGATGACGCTGCTGACCGGCGGCGCGGCGCAGGCCTACACGGAAGAGCACGTCATCGTGCTCATCGACCGCAGCGGCTCCATGCTGACGACGCGGGGCTCGGGGCTGACGCGCTTCGAGGAGGCGCTGTCCCTGGCCCGCAACTACGTGGGCCTGGCCAACGACCTTCCGCGCAAGTTCGCCGTCTGGACCTTCGAGGGCACCGGCTACATCAAGGAGCAGGGGTTCTCGGACGAGGCCACGACACTGCAGACCTTGAACCGGTTGACCGTGGGCCTGGGCACGACCCCGCTGGCCCACGCCGTCTGCGATGCCGCCGACGAGCTCCTCTGGTTCGAGCCCGGCGTCGACGCCCGCAAGCGGGTCCATCTCATCTCGGACGGGGAGGAGAACAACTCGCCCGTGAGCGCTCCCTGCTACGGGCCGCCCAGCACGACGCGCTACCCCGCCCTCGAACAGGATTCGTGGCAGTGGAAGGTCCGGAACATGCTCAAGACAGGCGACCCGCTGCGCGACAGCGAGACCTCCTATGCGCTCGTGCTGGACGCGAATGTCTTCCACAACTACCTGACGCTGGCGCCCCAGGCCGCTCAGGCCCTCCCGCCCTTCCTCGCACTGCTGGAGGGGCTCGCCCGGGAGTCGGGGGGCGTCTACACCGACATCAGCGACGCCCGTCCCCTGCCCTACCCGGGCGACGCCGACCAGAGCGGCTGCGTGGACATGACCGACTTCTACTTCGTGCTGGAGCACTACGGCCTGAGCGTCCCTCCCGCGCCTCCGCGGGCGGACATCAACCAGGACGGCGTGGTGGACCTCACGGACTACAACATCGTGCTGAACAACATGGGCACCGGATGCGCCGCCAGCGTCCGGAAGTGA
- a CDS encoding POTRA domain-containing protein, which produces MPHETLLLAMLHVVGLPGLALAQASPMELKAEAAPPEPEVLTGRIERIEIEGNTRTQESVIVRALRMAPGDPLSAGDVGELKRRLMNLRLFTSVDVTTHAEGPGRVALHVQVEERWTLLPIPVFSSSDGQWQAGIFAVESNLFGLNKMLVFGGLGGNRGGTLFTMFKDPGIAGSRWTGLVTLNASRTDRERRVNDVITDGYTDRRFDLAGTLGYQLTPELNVGAGLFSLTNKPLASGLGGAVPERGSVHGVTLMAEYLGQDFHFYFNEGLVARATYREGVRALGSARDLQQLSVSASYTLPVLGTHALTLTAMYSRTRGDPFLDAQLLGALPGSRGFTAATLWAETASTATLEYQVPLWSPRLATVTAHVFVDVGRVKWRDTLTRYATPGVGVRVYLRDVAVPAVGLEAVRDPESGDILPVVTVGFGF; this is translated from the coding sequence ATGCCCCACGAAACCCTCCTGCTGGCCATGCTGCACGTCGTGGGGCTTCCGGGCCTGGCCCTGGCCCAGGCGTCACCCATGGAGCTGAAGGCCGAAGCCGCCCCGCCGGAGCCCGAGGTGCTGACGGGGCGCATCGAGCGCATCGAGATTGAGGGCAACACCCGCACCCAGGAGTCCGTCATCGTCCGGGCGCTGCGCATGGCCCCGGGCGACCCTCTGTCCGCCGGGGACGTGGGCGAGCTGAAGCGCAGGCTGATGAACCTCAGGCTCTTCACGAGCGTGGACGTGACGACGCACGCCGAGGGCCCGGGCCGCGTCGCGCTTCATGTCCAGGTGGAGGAGCGCTGGACGCTGCTGCCCATCCCCGTCTTCTCCTCCAGCGACGGCCAATGGCAGGCGGGAATCTTCGCCGTGGAGAGCAACCTGTTCGGGCTCAACAAGATGCTGGTGTTCGGCGGCCTGGGCGGCAACCGCGGCGGCACGCTGTTCACGATGTTCAAGGACCCGGGCATCGCGGGCAGCCGCTGGACGGGGCTCGTCACGCTCAATGCCTCCAGGACGGACCGCGAGCGGCGCGTCAACGACGTCATCACGGATGGGTACACCGACCGCCGCTTCGACCTCGCGGGGACGCTCGGCTACCAGCTGACGCCGGAGCTGAATGTCGGCGCGGGCCTGTTCTCGCTCACCAACAAGCCGCTGGCTTCGGGCCTGGGCGGAGCCGTGCCGGAGCGTGGGTCGGTCCACGGCGTCACGCTCATGGCGGAGTACCTGGGCCAGGACTTCCACTTCTATTTCAACGAAGGGCTGGTGGCCCGGGCCACCTACCGCGAGGGCGTCAGGGCCCTGGGGTCCGCGCGGGACCTGCAGCAGCTCTCCGTCTCCGCCAGCTACACGCTGCCAGTCCTGGGCACCCACGCGCTGACGCTGACCGCCATGTACTCCCGGACGCGGGGCGATCCGTTCCTGGACGCGCAGCTGCTGGGCGCGCTCCCAGGCAGCCGCGGCTTCACCGCCGCGACCCTCTGGGCGGAGACTGCCAGCACCGCGACGCTGGAGTATCAGGTGCCGCTCTGGAGTCCCCGCCTGGCGACGGTGACCGCGCATGTCTTCGTGGACGTGGGCCGGGTGAAGTGGAGGGACACGCTGACGCGGTACGCCACTCCGGGCGTGGGTGTCCGCGTCTACTTGCGCGACGTGGCCGTTCCGGCCGTGGGTCTGGAGGCGGTGCGCGATCCGGAGTCAGGGGACATCCTGCCCGTCGTCACGGTGGGGTTCGGTTTCTAG
- a CDS encoding WD40 repeat domain-containing protein — protein MPMPGPFANLTQLAQCSDAELEALLEQADFENFEPGRDLPPLRERLLRLERERGLTEVHRRFSDKVLAAGARLVETPRYIGMQRCFALSPDGRHLAIASNRLDESHGGDVRIWELATGRVVDTVGFETTLVGSTREPSCLQWSPSGAWLGVILDQVVIGVMRAFAGALPSFTADVTRRWGSPPAWSVINPAHVANKGHLPAWCWSPDETRLFVSTPGPDGALGCIVPFQEGARVNEDSEGLRWCPARLDGQPSKSRPHTWVRWSPDGSRIQGYCKDEFVLEPNASAAQEPHPSASSIDVRSGDLEYRFDALTLPGAFSPDGARLAYGEELPRLANGHTGLGVSDLSRDAELRVHAIEEYVWSRDGRRLAVLINNYEFPQVLIFEGGKRLCQVNLKRRSLGPASRSGDLGRWAWSPDGSMGACLLRDEGGTVELWKVGSSAKLLRRLEGASGIDGLAWGADDTLVGTGHHDIAFWDVNTGQLRSRSSLELEPGRVPPPSDWNPWPDEVARFIPTERGWDFTRAQPDGTVVCPPGSREKLEPRLMFSVGGRHAWPWRWAEGTRHARWEEEAPWPVEPLAEAAFEERHVPVPEGETLAARDARHGKWGFLKQYQAPTRPLNHYKAEPVFTHGPAINRANLTPYLGKGVLLRQTQYGTWYALGALLEVSDEGILLHPRAPIGSYRERLLSFRDILWIGPAVPLEPDPIND, from the coding sequence ATGCCGATGCCAGGACCCTTCGCGAACCTCACCCAGCTGGCCCAATGCTCCGACGCGGAGCTCGAAGCGCTGTTGGAACAGGCCGACTTCGAAAACTTCGAGCCCGGCCGGGACCTTCCGCCGCTGCGTGAACGGTTGCTCCGGCTTGAACGCGAGCGCGGCCTCACGGAGGTCCACCGGCGCTTCTCCGACAAGGTGCTGGCCGCGGGAGCACGGCTCGTGGAGACCCCGCGCTACATCGGCATGCAGCGCTGCTTCGCGCTCAGCCCGGATGGCCGCCATCTCGCCATCGCGAGCAACCGCCTCGACGAATCGCACGGGGGAGACGTGCGCATCTGGGAACTGGCGACGGGGCGCGTGGTCGACACCGTCGGGTTCGAGACGACGCTGGTCGGCTCGACGCGGGAGCCCTCCTGCCTCCAGTGGTCGCCGTCGGGGGCGTGGCTCGGCGTCATCCTGGACCAGGTCGTCATCGGCGTGATGCGGGCCTTCGCCGGAGCGCTGCCTTCCTTCACCGCCGACGTCACCCGGCGCTGGGGCTCGCCGCCCGCGTGGTCCGTGATCAATCCCGCGCACGTGGCGAACAAGGGGCACCTGCCCGCGTGGTGCTGGTCTCCGGATGAAACCCGGCTGTTCGTCTCCACTCCCGGGCCGGACGGCGCGCTGGGCTGCATCGTCCCGTTCCAGGAAGGGGCCCGGGTCAACGAGGACAGTGAAGGGCTTCGCTGGTGCCCGGCCCGGCTGGACGGACAGCCTTCGAAGTCGCGCCCGCATACCTGGGTGCGGTGGAGCCCGGATGGCTCACGCATCCAGGGCTATTGCAAAGACGAGTTCGTGCTCGAACCGAACGCCAGCGCGGCGCAGGAACCCCATCCGTCCGCCTCCTCCATCGACGTGCGGAGCGGCGACCTCGAGTACCGCTTCGATGCGCTGACGCTGCCGGGGGCATTCTCGCCGGACGGTGCGCGCCTGGCCTACGGGGAGGAGCTGCCCCGGCTCGCCAACGGACACACCGGCCTCGGGGTGTCCGACCTGAGCAGGGACGCCGAGCTGCGCGTTCACGCGATCGAGGAATATGTCTGGTCCCGCGACGGCCGGCGTCTGGCGGTGCTCATCAACAACTACGAGTTCCCCCAGGTCCTCATCTTCGAGGGCGGCAAGCGCCTGTGTCAGGTGAACCTGAAGCGCCGTTCGCTCGGGCCGGCTTCCAGGAGCGGCGACCTGGGCCGCTGGGCCTGGTCTCCGGATGGCTCCATGGGCGCATGCCTGCTGCGTGATGAGGGCGGAACGGTCGAGCTGTGGAAGGTGGGGTCCTCGGCCAAGCTGCTCCGGCGGCTCGAGGGCGCCAGCGGCATCGACGGACTGGCCTGGGGCGCGGACGACACGCTCGTCGGAACGGGGCACCATGACATCGCCTTCTGGGACGTGAACACCGGACAGCTGCGCTCCCGCTCCTCGTTGGAGTTGGAGCCGGGCCGCGTGCCACCCCCGAGCGACTGGAACCCCTGGCCGGACGAAGTCGCACGCTTCATCCCGACCGAGCGCGGCTGGGACTTCACGCGAGCGCAGCCGGACGGCACCGTGGTGTGTCCCCCGGGCTCGCGGGAGAAGCTCGAGCCCCGGCTGATGTTCTCCGTGGGGGGCCGCCACGCCTGGCCCTGGCGCTGGGCCGAGGGGACCCGGCATGCGCGGTGGGAGGAAGAGGCCCCCTGGCCCGTCGAGCCCCTGGCGGAGGCCGCGTTCGAGGAGCGGCACGTCCCCGTGCCCGAAGGCGAGACGCTGGCGGCGCGGGACGCCCGGCACGGGAAGTGGGGATTCCTGAAGCAATACCAGGCCCCCACGCGGCCCCTGAATCATTACAAGGCCGAGCCTGTGTTCACGCACGGCCCCGCCATCAACCGCGCCAACCTCACGCCGTATCTCGGCAAGGGGGTGCTGCTGCGCCAGACGCAATACGGGACGTGGTACGCCCTCGGGGCCCTGCTCGAGGTCTCCGACGAGGGAATCCTCCTCCACCCGCGCGCACCCATCGGCTCGTACCGCGAGCGGCTCCTGTCCTTCCGGGACATCCTCTGGATTGGACCGGCGGTGCCGCTCGAACCGGATCCCATCAATGATTAG